From the genome of Parasteatoda tepidariorum isolate YZ-2023 chromosome X1, CAS_Ptep_4.0, whole genome shotgun sequence, one region includes:
- the LOC107455798 gene encoding bombyxin B-2-like, translating to MFPQTITFLVLIFCINLWQSQEVESVRLCGQKLADLLNYICQNSGGFHSPSHKQTEENISERSEGVVEECCRKSCSQSTLLSYCAGPTNEDISFLNNLNNINANEDTYIVENQEFGATTSSFLEYSNIQPINIGQTVRNRPIFIVLPQAEEISSEDFKI from the exons ATGTTTCCACAGACAATAacgtttttagttttaattttttgtatcaacCTATGGCAAAGCCAAGAAGTAGAAAGTGTAAGATTATGCGGTCAAAAATTAGCAGATTTGCTTAATTATATTTGTCAGAATTCTGGTGGTTTTCATTCACCAAGCCATAAACAAACTG aagaaaatatctcGGAAAGATCGGAAGGAGTTGTTGAAGAATGTTGCAGAAAATCATGTAGTCAATCTACACTACTTTCATATTGTGCAGGACCGACAAATGAGgacatttcttttcttaataatttaaacaatattaatgcaaatgag gataCTTACATTGTGGAAAATCAGGAATTTGGCGCAACAACTTCTTCATTCCTGGAATACAGCAACATTCAGCCTATAAATATTGGTCAAACAGTGAGAAATAGAccaatttttatcgttttaccACAAGCTGAGGAAATCAGCagtgaagattttaaaatatga